The following are encoded together in the Gasterosteus aculeatus chromosome 7, fGasAcu3.hap1.1, whole genome shotgun sequence genome:
- the LOC120821466 gene encoding heterogeneous nuclear ribonucleoprotein A/B: MADPENLLMETSDHNGNDGEEDQNGAEQEQEQELMAGEEDCQDGLDIQEDIQEDIQEDVQDNNGAEGGDGADGGKIDASKGEEDAGKMFVGGLSWDTSKKDLKDYFSKFGEVSDCTIKMDSNTGRSRGFGFVLFKEAASVEKVLEQKEHRLDGRPIDPKKAMAMKKEPAKKIFVGGLNPEATEDAIREYFGAFGEIETIELPIDPKSKKRRGFIFITYKDEASVKKCLEKKYHTIQGGRCELKIAQPKEVYQQQQYGAGRGGGGGGGGGGYGGRGGRGRGGQGQGWNQSYGNYWNPGYGNQGYGYSGYGGYGNYDYSSGYYGYGPGYDYTDQGNGSYGKTPRRGGHQTGYKPY, encoded by the exons ATGGCAGACCCAGAAAATCTCCTCATGGAGACATCGGACCACAATGGGAACGATGGGGAGGAGGACCAGAATGGCGCTGAGCAAGAGCAGGAACAGGAGTTGATGGCAGGAGAGGAGGACTGCCAGGACGGCCTGGACATCCAAGAAGACATCCAAGAGGACATCCAGGAAGATGTCCAGGATAACAACGGTGCTGAGGGTGGCGACGGAGCCGACGGTGGCAAAATTGACGCCagcaaaggagaggaagatgcTGG AAAAATGTTTGTGGGTGGCCTCAGCTGGGATACGAGTAAAAAGGACCTCAAGGATTATTTCAGTAAGTTTGGTGAGGTATCGGACTGTACCATCAAGATGGACTCAAACACCGGCCGATCCCGAGGCTTTGGCTTCGTCCTCTTCAAAGAGGCCGCCAGCGTGGAAAAG GTGCTGGAGCAGAAGGAACACAGACTGGACGGACGTCCCATCGACCCAAAGAAGGCGATGGCCATGAAGAAGGAGCCCGCCAAAAAGATCTTTGTTGGGGGTTTGAACCCTGAGGCGACAGAGGATGCCATCAGGGAATATTTTGGCGCTTTCGGAGAG ATTGAAACCATTGAGCTGCCCATCGACCCCAAATCAAAGAAAAGGAGgggcttcatcttcatcacataCAAAGATGAGGCAAGCGTCAAGAAGTGTCTGGAGAAGAAATACCACACCATCCAGGGCGGCAGg TGTGAGCTGAAGATCGCCCAGCCGAAGGAAGTTTACCAACAGCAGCAGTACGGGGCGGGGCGcggtggcggaggaggtggtggcggcggtggcTACGGAGGTCGTGGAGGCCGAGGGCGTGGAG GTCAAGGTCAGGGCTGGAACCAGAGCTATGGAAACTACTGGAACCCAGGATACGGTAACCAGGGCTACGGCTACAGTGGATATGGAGGCTACGGCAACTATGACTACTCTTCTGGTTACTATGGATACGGTCCCGGTTATGATTATA ctGACCAGGGCAACGGCAGCTACGGCAAAACTCCAAGACGGGGAGGACACCAGACCGGCTACAAGCCATACTGA
- the btg4 gene encoding protein BTG4 isoform X2: protein MKEEIAAAVFFVARLVKRYGSLDNDSRDRFAAALTCVLFENYKNHWHPNAPTKGQAYRCLRVNRMQLRDPVLQQACSRTPVRYEDLGLPQELTVWVDPGEVSCRYGERSTPFCVSIVDGCRRPDREFSRRIHEAVERASLDVPSASSSDEDDNEEERDGDKSASSCNLSQVCPASVAPGNPEPKSIPTFSEFSPGAPQTWLREKRKAFAVDAFPPHPPPPPVVGPTPQFAGQKGFKSHRATFTFAGPRVDKYHWVSKSR from the exons ATGAAGGAGGAGATCGCTGCCGCCGTGTTCTTCGTGGCTCGACTGGTGAAGAGATATGGATCTCTGGACAACGACAGCAGGGACCGCTTCGCCGCCGCCCTCACCTGCGTCCTGTTTGAGAACTACAAGAACCACTGGCACCCCAACGCACCCACCAAGGGTCAGGCCTACAG GTGTCTCCGTGTGAACCGCATGCAGCTGCGGGACCCGGTGCTTCAGCAGGCCTGCAGTCGGACCCCGGTGCGCTACGAGGATCTGGGCCTCCCCCAGGAGCTGACTGTGTGGGTCGACCCTGGAGAGgtgtcctgcag GTACGGCGAGCGGAGCACTCCGTTCTGCGTTTCAATCGTGGACGGCTGCCGCCGCCCGGATCGGGAATTTTCCCGCCGAATTCATGAAGCCGTTGAGCGGGCGAGCCTCGACGTTCCATCGGCGAGCTCCTCGGACGAGGACGACAATGAGGAGGAACGGGACGGAGACAAAAGCGCGAGCAGCTGCAACCTCTCGCAGGTCTGTCCTGCCTCTGTTGCCCCCGGCAACCCCGAGCCCAAATCCATCCCAACG TTCAGCGAGTTTTCGCCGGGCGCCCCCCAGACCTggctgagggagaagaggaaggccTTTGCCGTCGACGCgttcccccctcaccctcctcccccgccagTCGTGGGGCCGACCCCCCAGTTCGCCGGCCAGAAAGGCTTCAAGTCCCACCGAGCCACGTTCACCTTTGCCGGGCCTCGGGTCGACAAGTACCACTGGGTCAGCAAATCCCGATGA
- the btg4 gene encoding protein BTG4 isoform X1, whose product MKEEIAAAVFFVARLVKRYGSLDNDSRDRFAAALTCVLFENYKNHWHPNAPTKGQAYRCLRVNRMQLRDPVLQQACSRTPVRYEDLGLPQELTVWVDPGEVSCRYGERSTPFCVSIVDGCRRPDREFSRRIHEAVERASLDVPSASSSDEDDNEEERDGDKSASSCNLSQVCPASVAPGNPEPKSIPTVSNPNSVYRFSEFSPGAPQTWLREKRKAFAVDAFPPHPPPPPVVGPTPQFAGQKGFKSHRATFTFAGPRVDKYHWVSKSR is encoded by the exons ATGAAGGAGGAGATCGCTGCCGCCGTGTTCTTCGTGGCTCGACTGGTGAAGAGATATGGATCTCTGGACAACGACAGCAGGGACCGCTTCGCCGCCGCCCTCACCTGCGTCCTGTTTGAGAACTACAAGAACCACTGGCACCCCAACGCACCCACCAAGGGTCAGGCCTACAG GTGTCTCCGTGTGAACCGCATGCAGCTGCGGGACCCGGTGCTTCAGCAGGCCTGCAGTCGGACCCCGGTGCGCTACGAGGATCTGGGCCTCCCCCAGGAGCTGACTGTGTGGGTCGACCCTGGAGAGgtgtcctgcag GTACGGCGAGCGGAGCACTCCGTTCTGCGTTTCAATCGTGGACGGCTGCCGCCGCCCGGATCGGGAATTTTCCCGCCGAATTCATGAAGCCGTTGAGCGGGCGAGCCTCGACGTTCCATCGGCGAGCTCCTCGGACGAGGACGACAATGAGGAGGAACGGGACGGAGACAAAAGCGCGAGCAGCTGCAACCTCTCGCAGGTCTGTCCTGCCTCTGTTGCCCCCGGCAACCCCGAGCCCAAATCCATCCCAACGGTCAGCAACCCCAACAGCGTCTACCGG TTCAGCGAGTTTTCGCCGGGCGCCCCCCAGACCTggctgagggagaagaggaaggccTTTGCCGTCGACGCgttcccccctcaccctcctcccccgccagTCGTGGGGCCGACCCCCCAGTTCGCCGGCCAGAAAGGCTTCAAGTCCCACCGAGCCACGTTCACCTTTGCCGGGCCTCGGGTCGACAAGTACCACTGGGTCAGCAAATCCCGATGA